TGTTAAACAACAAGCAGAACAAGTCGCAGCACCCGACAGCTAGTAGCTGACGAGTCTGGTTTTTCAGCCGGTTTACAGAATTAAAACTTATAAACTTTGCACATCTGGTACATCGCTGCCGGTGTGCTTTACGTTCGGCAAATAATACGATACAACATGAATCAACCTATTTACAATGACGGCTATAGCGCTTGCTCTGAAACATATTCTACCCTGTGTATTTATCATAATGAGAAGCTTCCCTCAGATGTTACTGCCAGACTTGGTATTGAACCCGATCGAGAGATCTTAAAGGAAGAAGCTCCTACACGTCATACGAAGTCCAATGGTTGGTTTTTTGGTACAAAGGGGAAGCTGCAATCCAGGGATTCCAGAAGGCACATCGATTGGATTGTGGATCGTTTGGAAGCTAAAAAGGATGATGTCTTGTGTATGACTAATGAAGGTTATGACATTTCTATATTTTCATTGTGGGTGTCAGAATCAGCAAATGGAGGACCCAAGTTGTCACCATATCAGATGCATAGACTATCGGAATTGAATATTGAGGTTAGCTGGGATATCTACCTTTAGCTGTGAACTAGAAAATTTCAGCCGAACAAGTC
The sequence above is drawn from the Oceaniferula marina genome and encodes:
- a CDS encoding DUF4279 domain-containing protein, whose translation is MNQPIYNDGYSACSETYSTLCIYHNEKLPSDVTARLGIEPDREILKEEAPTRHTKSNGWFFGTKGKLQSRDSRRHIDWIVDRLEAKKDDVLCMTNEGYDISIFSLWVSESANGGPKLSPYQMHRLSELNIEVSWDIYL